One Cryptomeria japonica chromosome 9, Sugi_1.0, whole genome shotgun sequence genomic window carries:
- the LOC131071050 gene encoding FBD-associated F-box protein At5g22730 has translation MATASATDRLSELSDDILLTAILSNISYRDVVRSSILSQRWRFLWRKIPVLKFCPEDFEKQKDDMRIQAIINNALLHLDARLCCLDLQIFLNSPKAIDLNNWIRLAAEKKVKSMHLEISCTPIMGFSMARLGDSLFSCENLINLQLRSIHLPKIPANSGVFPFLKTFYCFHIPNLDDSMFEGLIALCPQLRNLLIRGCGGLEKLKIHSSSLMYLNLGVSSPYSSLQMACPLLTEISLMDFWPYHIGLKLLQGISKAESIKKITLRNHNVRDPFHPGIPTITALNAFPGLEELTIHGLCFQEMISDRMQIAEVKLSNLKMVRAHIGTHKGGRALTFLGFLLKNSPLTSIIRVYLPQLCTGIMQNKMKDLEKQFSKSRSFTFTNSNGCEFCERCPEY, from the exons ATGGCAACAGCATCCGCAACAGACAGGCTGTCTGAATTATCAGATGACATTCTTTTAACAGCTATTCTCTCAAATATTTCTTACAGAGATGTTGTACGCTCCTCCATCCTCTCTCAGAGATGGAGGTTCTTGTGGAGGAAAATACCTGTCCTCAAGTTTTGTCCTGAGGATTTTGAGAAACAGAAAGATGACATGAGGATACAGGCCATAATTAACAATGCCCTGCTACACCTCGATGCTCGTCTTTGCTGTTTGGACCTTCAGATTTTCTTGAATAGCCCTAAAGCTATAGATTTGAACAACTGGATTCGTCTTGCAGCGGAAAAAAAGGTGAAAAGCATGCATCTAGAAATATCTTGTACGCCGATTATGGGGTTTTCCATGGCGAGGCTTGGGGACTCTCTTTTTAGCTgtgaaaatctcattaacttacAATTAAGATCCATCCATCTACCCAAGATACCCGCTAATTCTGGGGTTTTCCCATTCCTGAAAACATTTTATTGTTTCCATATTCCGAATTTGGATGATTCCATGTTTGAGGGACTCATTGCCCTATGCCCACAACTTAGAAATTTGTTGATTCGGGGTTGTGGGGGATTGGAAAAGTTGAAGATACATTCTTCCAGTCTCATGTACCTAAATCTAGGAGTCTCCAGCCCTTATTCATCATTGCAAATGGCTTGCCCTCTGTTGACAGAAATCAGCCTCATGGATTTTTGGCCATACCATATTGGGCTTAAATTGCTACAAGGAATTTCAAAAGCAGAATCTATTAAAAAAATTACTCTTCGGAATCACAATGTGCGCGATCCATTCCATCCTGGAATTCCAACTATTACTGCTCTTAATGCCTTTCCGGGGCTTGAAGAGTTGACAATCCATGGCCTATGTTTCCAG GAGATGATATCAGATAGGATGCAAATAGCAGAGGtgaaattgtcaaatttgaagATGGTGCGTGCCCATATTGGGACACACAAGGGTGGACGGGCACTAACTTTTCTAGGTTTTCTTCTCAAAAATAGTCCATTAACAAGTATAATTAGGGTTTATCTGCCTCAACTCTGCACTGGGATCAtgcaaaataaaatgaaagatttgGAGAAGCAGTTCTCAAAATCAAGATCTTTCACATTCACAAATAGCAATGGTTGTGAATTTTGTGAGAGATGCCCTGAATATTAG